The Pseudomonas sp. G2-4 genome window below encodes:
- a CDS encoding DNA-binding protein: MRDWYTSQELAGLPGLPGTVPGIRKLATRLEWESRKRLGTKAVEYPFSSLPTETQAALMARSIAEVEAPVEAVPAKVPEQKAIATVAKGTSKLNDVQRAVMVARLCFIREIERMCVATSQNRAIDVLVKQARDGALSPYLTERLALANNKKTGGRTLSERSLKRWLSAYRTDGEAGLAPLRQRPNLTVPAWAKDFLRCYQRPTKPSVAASYAEFAQRYEGPMPSIHAVQRFLKKLSPEALQAGRMSPQELKALQPFRRRSTKNLFPGDVYTADGHKFDAEVINPLTGKPYRPEITTVLDVATRKVVGVSVGEAESAIGVLDALRDAVRECMFGIFYVDNGSGFANDTVREVVDRLGGTMTHSLPYNSQARGLSERGHQTIWVRAAKKLTSYIGADMDKHAGTRVHRIGRKELREGGKSRLLPAFGEFMSGVEHEIATYNATPHRGLAKIRDPETGVLRHMSPNEAWQAAIAEGWEPITAPGSLVESLMRPQVVRTTRRGEVAWAGSTYFLTDLTALHGQEIRIAYDVRDASQIWTFTLDGELIGAAQLDGNSSDYMPRTMVEMARDKRQQGQFKRAVDKLETLTGQRVEMIAPTTAPSASLSAEALEAARDYAQSLDQQRPTFVVPGDDVARYRLWVRLNQRKIAGEELTTDEARWWERYPAHPDFVAMQRVFQHAG; encoded by the coding sequence ATGCGTGACTGGTACACGTCGCAGGAACTGGCGGGCCTCCCTGGGCTGCCAGGAACCGTTCCTGGTATTCGCAAGTTGGCTACTCGCCTTGAGTGGGAGAGCCGGAAACGTCTCGGCACCAAAGCGGTCGAGTACCCGTTTTCGAGTCTGCCCACCGAAACTCAAGCCGCGTTGATGGCTCGGTCTATTGCAGAAGTGGAGGCTCCAGTCGAAGCGGTCCCCGCCAAGGTTCCGGAGCAAAAGGCTATCGCGACTGTGGCCAAGGGCACCTCAAAGCTGAATGACGTCCAGCGCGCAGTCATGGTGGCTCGGCTCTGCTTCATTCGGGAGATCGAGCGCATGTGCGTCGCGACATCGCAAAATCGCGCCATAGACGTTTTGGTTAAGCAAGCCCGCGATGGGGCATTGAGCCCGTATTTGACTGAGCGGCTGGCCCTGGCCAACAACAAAAAGACAGGCGGCAGAACGCTATCGGAGAGAAGCCTAAAGCGTTGGCTATCTGCATATCGGACCGATGGTGAGGCGGGCTTAGCGCCGTTGCGCCAACGTCCGAATCTGACGGTTCCTGCGTGGGCGAAGGACTTTCTTCGGTGTTACCAGCGGCCTACAAAACCGAGTGTGGCGGCCAGCTATGCCGAGTTTGCACAACGCTATGAAGGCCCGATGCCAAGCATCCATGCAGTGCAACGCTTTCTGAAGAAACTGTCGCCAGAAGCTTTGCAGGCGGGGCGAATGAGCCCGCAGGAACTTAAAGCGCTGCAACCGTTCCGGCGTCGCTCTACGAAAAATCTTTTCCCAGGAGACGTTTACACCGCCGACGGCCATAAATTCGATGCGGAGGTCATCAATCCTCTGACCGGCAAGCCATACCGGCCAGAGATCACAACCGTGTTGGATGTAGCCACTCGGAAAGTCGTTGGCGTATCGGTTGGGGAAGCAGAGTCGGCTATTGGTGTTCTGGACGCGCTGCGTGATGCGGTCCGTGAATGCATGTTCGGCATCTTCTACGTCGACAACGGCTCCGGTTTCGCTAACGACACCGTGCGGGAAGTTGTCGACCGCTTGGGCGGCACGATGACCCACTCGCTGCCATACAACAGCCAAGCGCGGGGCCTCTCCGAGCGGGGACACCAGACCATTTGGGTGCGAGCGGCCAAGAAGCTGACGAGCTACATCGGTGCCGACATGGATAAGCACGCCGGTACACGAGTGCATCGCATTGGCCGTAAGGAACTGCGTGAGGGCGGGAAAAGCAGACTGCTCCCCGCGTTCGGTGAATTCATGTCGGGCGTTGAACATGAAATCGCGACCTACAACGCTACTCCCCATCGAGGCCTCGCCAAAATTCGCGACCCCGAAACCGGCGTATTGCGGCATATGAGCCCGAACGAGGCTTGGCAAGCCGCGATAGCGGAAGGCTGGGAGCCGATCACCGCGCCCGGTTCGTTGGTTGAATCGCTCATGCGTCCGCAAGTGGTGCGCACGACGAGACGCGGCGAAGTCGCTTGGGCGGGGAGCACCTATTTCCTAACAGATCTAACGGCCTTGCACGGGCAAGAAATACGCATCGCCTATGACGTTAGAGATGCTAGCCAAATCTGGACGTTCACGTTAGACGGCGAACTGATCGGCGCGGCCCAACTAGATGGAAACAGCTCGGATTATATGCCTCGCACCATGGTTGAGATGGCGCGAGACAAACGGCAACAAGGCCAGTTCAAGCGTGCAGTAGACAAGTTGGAAACGTTGACCGGGCAGCGAGTAGAGATGATCGCCCCTACAACGGCGCCGTCTGCAAGCCTTTCGGCAGAAGCCCTGGAAGCGGCACGAGATTACGCCCAGTCGTTGGATCAGCAGCGGCCTACGTTCGTAGTCCCAGGGGACGACGTAGCTCGTTACCGACTTTGGGTTCGGTTGAATCAACGAAAGATTGCCGGAGAAGAATTGACTACCGACGAAGCCCGGTGGTGGGAGCGTTATCCCGCCCATCCGGACTTCGTGGCAATGCAAAGAGTATTTCAACACGCGGGTTGA
- a CDS encoding mechanosensitive ion channel family protein, with amino-acid sequence MLSLISDHPLLCALALLVLDILIWRLVSADRTYWKIGARLVIFSLFSMLLFNEGLNPMEPAQWVDDVPRHLAATGLQIAWWLLAARTLTVIMGAVMMQRVGHTGRLLQDLLGAVIFLIAVIAALAYVLDLPVKGVLATSGAMAIIVGLALQSTLSDVFSGIVLNTTKPYQLDDWISIDGTEGRVTDIDWRATRLQTAQGSMAVIPNSLAAKAKVINFSRPSDVHGLSISVQVSPHARPQTVIDALERAMIGCRTLLASPAPCVTLKSSGSGGAEYEISGFVASRAQKREVRNQLFDLAFRHLQASGVSLLSSSESTLAKDVSRPRALLESSNIFSTLRQDEKDTFSQNMTLQTFRAGEMILPAGEVSDHLFIIESGVVSVTLMRNGQPFEAGRMGPGEVIGEAGIVSEQAALASFSAKTFCTLYRIENSYLKPCLDARHDINEAMKNLLDVRIHLAQNLTRELPKPVAKKRFLQWLRSRA; translated from the coding sequence ATGCTGTCTCTGATCTCCGACCACCCGCTGCTCTGTGCCTTGGCGCTGCTGGTGCTCGACATACTGATATGGCGACTGGTCAGTGCGGATCGGACCTATTGGAAAATCGGCGCGCGGCTGGTGATTTTCTCCTTGTTCAGCATGTTGCTGTTCAACGAGGGCCTCAACCCCATGGAGCCGGCGCAATGGGTCGACGACGTGCCACGGCATCTGGCGGCGACCGGTTTGCAGATCGCCTGGTGGCTGCTCGCCGCGCGAACCCTGACGGTGATAATGGGCGCGGTGATGATGCAACGGGTCGGTCACACCGGGCGCTTGTTGCAGGATTTGCTCGGCGCGGTGATTTTCCTGATCGCCGTCATCGCGGCGCTGGCCTATGTGCTGGACCTGCCGGTCAAGGGCGTGCTGGCGACTTCCGGCGCGATGGCGATCATCGTCGGCCTGGCGTTGCAGAGCACCCTCAGCGACGTGTTCTCCGGGATCGTGCTCAACACCACCAAGCCTTATCAACTCGATGACTGGATCTCCATCGACGGCACTGAAGGCCGGGTCACTGACATCGACTGGCGGGCCACGCGGTTGCAGACCGCCCAGGGCAGCATGGCGGTAATCCCCAACTCACTGGCGGCCAAGGCCAAGGTCATCAACTTCAGCCGACCCAGCGATGTCCACGGGTTGTCCATCAGCGTCCAGGTCAGCCCCCACGCGCGGCCACAAACCGTGATCGACGCGCTGGAGCGGGCGATGATCGGCTGTCGTACCTTGCTTGCCAGTCCGGCGCCCTGTGTGACGCTCAAAAGCAGCGGCAGTGGCGGGGCGGAATACGAGATCAGCGGGTTTGTCGCCTCCCGGGCGCAGAAGCGCGAGGTGCGCAACCAACTGTTCGACCTAGCGTTCCGGCACTTGCAGGCTTCGGGCGTGAGCCTGTTGTCTTCCAGCGAAAGCACCCTGGCCAAGGACGTGTCGCGGCCCCGGGCGTTGCTGGAAAGCTCGAATATTTTCTCCACTTTGCGCCAGGATGAGAAAGACACTTTCAGCCAGAACATGACCCTGCAGACCTTTCGCGCCGGCGAGATGATTTTGCCGGCGGGGGAGGTCAGCGATCATCTGTTCATCATTGAATCCGGCGTGGTCAGCGTGACCCTTATGCGCAACGGCCAGCCATTCGAGGCCGGGCGCATGGGGCCGGGGGAGGTGATCGGCGAAGCCGGGATCGTGTCCGAGCAGGCCGCGCTGGCGAGCTTTTCGGCCAAGACCTTCTGCACCCTTTATCGCATTGAGAACAGCTACCTCAAACCTTGCCTCGATGCCCGTCACGACATCAACGAGGCCATGAAAAACCTGCTGGACGTACGCATTCACCTCGCCCAGAACCTCACCCGCGAGCTGCCCAAGCCCGTGGCCAAGAAGCGTTTTCTGCAGTGGTTGCGCAGCCGGGCCTGA
- a CDS encoding pirin family protein — protein MKNIIGLYTSPRPHWVGDGFAVRTLFSYDNLGKHISPFLLLDHAAPTEFAATTERRGVGQHPHRGFETVTIVYQGELEHRDSTGSGGKIGPGDVQWMTAASGIIHEEFHSEAFARQGGFMEMVQLWVNLPAKDKMAPAGYQTLLKGDIPNIALKDDAGSLRLIAGRFEGHQGPAKTFTPIDVWDIRLNAGKDLTLDLHEGHSTALVVLHGSVQVNGRERVEAGQLALFDRAGDQLSLQANNDAVVLLLSGEPIDEPIVGHGPFVMNSEQEIHQAFNDFHSGRFGQMDD, from the coding sequence ATGAAAAACATCATCGGCCTCTATACCAGCCCACGGCCCCATTGGGTCGGCGACGGCTTTGCGGTTCGCACGCTGTTTTCCTATGACAACCTGGGCAAGCACATCAGCCCGTTCCTGCTGCTGGACCACGCGGCCCCCACCGAATTTGCAGCCACCACCGAGCGTCGCGGTGTCGGTCAACACCCTCACCGCGGTTTCGAAACCGTGACCATCGTCTACCAGGGCGAACTGGAACACCGTGACTCCACCGGCAGCGGCGGCAAGATCGGCCCTGGCGACGTGCAATGGATGACCGCCGCATCCGGGATCATCCACGAAGAATTCCACTCCGAAGCCTTCGCCCGCCAGGGCGGATTCATGGAAATGGTCCAGCTGTGGGTCAACCTGCCCGCCAAGGACAAAATGGCCCCGGCCGGCTACCAGACACTCCTCAAGGGCGACATTCCGAACATCGCCTTGAAGGACGATGCCGGCAGCCTGCGCCTGATCGCCGGGCGCTTCGAGGGTCATCAAGGGCCTGCGAAGACCTTTACCCCCATCGACGTCTGGGACATTCGCTTGAACGCTGGGAAAGACCTGACCCTCGACCTGCATGAAGGCCACAGCACCGCCTTGGTGGTGCTGCATGGCTCGGTCCAGGTCAACGGTCGCGAACGGGTCGAGGCCGGGCAACTGGCCCTGTTCGACCGGGCCGGCGACCAGTTGAGCCTGCAAGCCAATAACGATGCGGTGGTGCTGTTGCTCAGTGGCGAGCCGATCGACGAACCTATTGTCGGCCATGGTCCGTTCGTGATGAACAGCGAGCAGGAAATCCACCAGGCCTTCAACGATTTCCATTCGGGGCGCTTTGGGCAGATGGATGATTGA
- a CDS encoding response regulator has product MPNKALRILIADPQHTHRIVLERLFNQQGYFRIVPVSNLQELLTLVEYGSEPFDLVVVNAGMASGALDLHDFVIYNPQVHHGMIYNVQQARQSSAPVARRSSMHLSQAPLPDLAALQNLMERIDPQLSESLPAWDRGLRQGRGG; this is encoded by the coding sequence ATGCCGAACAAAGCACTACGTATCCTGATTGCCGACCCACAACATACTCATCGAATCGTGCTGGAGCGCCTGTTCAATCAGCAGGGCTATTTCCGGATTGTCCCTGTGAGCAATCTGCAGGAATTGCTGACGTTGGTGGAGTACGGCAGCGAGCCGTTCGACCTGGTGGTCGTCAACGCCGGGATGGCGAGTGGGGCGCTGGACCTGCACGATTTTGTTATCTATAACCCACAGGTTCATCACGGGATGATCTACAACGTTCAACAGGCCCGGCAGTCGTCCGCACCCGTCGCGCGTCGATCGAGCATGCACTTGAGCCAGGCCCCGCTGCCTGACCTCGCTGCACTGCAGAACTTGATGGAACGGATTGATCCTCAGCTCAGCGAGTCGCTGCCAGCCTGGGACCGTGGCCTGCGACAGGGCCGTGGCGGTTGA
- a CDS encoding helix-turn-helix domain-containing protein, with amino-acid sequence METYDIPLDSERRWEWIKFQLRVRGTNFAELARTNGLNERAIRNAKHRPYPRVERAIAQALGLQPVQLWPERWNANGSPLRQRPNRAETNSVYPKHTENSPVGHSKTKWKDGDA; translated from the coding sequence ATGGAAACCTACGACATACCGCTCGATTCCGAACGACGCTGGGAATGGATTAAATTCCAGCTCCGTGTTCGCGGCACAAACTTTGCCGAACTGGCCAGGACGAATGGCCTGAATGAGCGCGCCATCCGTAACGCTAAGCACCGACCTTACCCTCGGGTAGAGCGGGCGATTGCTCAAGCCCTAGGGCTTCAGCCTGTCCAGTTATGGCCAGAGCGTTGGAATGCCAATGGCTCTCCACTTCGTCAGCGGCCAAACCGCGCTGAGACGAATTCGGTCTATCCAAAGCATACCGAAAATAGTCCGGTTGGTCACAGTAAAACCAAGTGGAAAGACGGCGATGCGTGA
- a CDS encoding ATP-binding protein has product MSVNKIVPLTNVGLLSGAMSRAMGRPIGLPGLVAMYGPSGFGKSAAAAFAANQHRCYYVECRDTWSKKAFLTAILHEMSLLPGRTLSEMVDQISVQLSASRRPLIVDDVQYLLDKAVANVLTDIYNASEGTIVLIGEERVPASLQRLERLHNRVLEWVPAQPATLDDVRQLARDNYPGVSFADDLLSDLNTATKGCLRRVAVNLYKVQSEASAMMLDQVDLKAWGNRGWYTGEAPIRRAM; this is encoded by the coding sequence GTGAGTGTAAACAAAATTGTTCCTTTAACAAATGTCGGTCTTTTGTCCGGCGCAATGAGTCGCGCTATGGGGCGTCCAATCGGGTTGCCAGGACTGGTGGCAATGTACGGCCCCAGTGGCTTTGGAAAGAGCGCGGCGGCGGCATTTGCTGCCAATCAGCATCGCTGCTATTACGTCGAATGTCGCGACACTTGGAGTAAGAAAGCGTTTCTGACCGCGATTCTTCACGAGATGAGCCTTTTACCTGGCCGCACGTTGTCAGAAATGGTCGACCAGATCTCCGTCCAGCTATCCGCTTCGCGTCGCCCATTAATCGTGGATGACGTGCAATATCTGTTGGATAAGGCTGTGGCAAATGTGCTGACCGATATCTACAACGCGAGCGAAGGGACAATCGTCCTGATCGGCGAAGAGCGAGTTCCTGCATCGCTTCAACGTCTGGAGCGCTTGCATAACCGGGTGCTGGAATGGGTTCCAGCACAGCCTGCAACGCTTGATGATGTCCGCCAACTGGCACGCGACAACTACCCAGGGGTCAGCTTTGCAGATGACCTGCTGTCTGATTTGAATACTGCGACCAAAGGCTGCCTGCGTCGGGTGGCGGTGAACCTCTACAAGGTCCAGTCCGAAGCTTCGGCGATGATGCTTGATCAAGTGGATTTGAAAGCTTGGGGAAATCGCGGTTGGTATACCGGAGAAGCCCCGATTCGGAGGGCCATGTGA
- a CDS encoding carboxymuconolactone decarboxylase family protein, giving the protein MQPRIDFYTASPDALKAMLTFETTVSKLGLEKSLLELVKLRSSQINGCAFCIDMHTADARKDGETERRLYAVTAWREAPFFTPRERAALAWTEALTRLSETHAPDADYALLSEHFTPKEMVDLTVAINAINGWNRLAVGFRKMPEA; this is encoded by the coding sequence ATGCAACCGCGCATCGATTTCTACACCGCTTCCCCTGACGCCCTCAAAGCCATGCTGACATTCGAAACCACTGTCTCGAAACTGGGCCTGGAAAAATCCCTGCTGGAATTGGTCAAGCTGCGCTCCTCGCAAATCAACGGCTGCGCCTTCTGCATCGACATGCACACCGCCGATGCCCGCAAGGACGGTGAGACCGAACGTCGCCTGTACGCCGTCACCGCCTGGCGCGAAGCACCGTTCTTCACCCCGCGCGAACGCGCCGCGCTGGCCTGGACCGAAGCCCTGACCCGTCTGAGCGAAACCCACGCGCCGGATGCCGACTATGCCTTGTTGAGCGAGCATTTCACCCCCAAGGAAATGGTCGACCTGACCGTGGCGATCAACGCCATCAATGGCTGGAACCGCCTGGCGGTGGGCTTTCGCAAGATGCCTGAGGCGTAA
- a CDS encoding helix-turn-helix transcriptional regulator: protein MNSVTYTESKHAPIGENAVSFPNSGIETRIATVASLFESRKQAAEAANVALSSLQRWIAGEGMPAFNSLALLASAVGVSLDWIASGRGEMYPAEGTPAQAQDDSIYAYVPLYDARISQGHGAWSDGARILTMLAFTKYSLQKKGLQASQLAAVRVDGDSNEPFLKDGDTVMVDLSRNTIQGEAFYVIRLDDLLYAKRLQRQIDGGVLVISANSAYPSVHVPTDRLERLQVVGRVVWSGGWMI from the coding sequence GTGAATTCAGTGACTTACACGGAATCGAAACACGCGCCTATAGGCGAAAATGCGGTTTCTTTTCCAAATTCGGGAATAGAAACCCGGATAGCCACGGTCGCAAGCTTGTTCGAATCCCGAAAACAGGCTGCCGAGGCTGCGAATGTGGCGTTGTCGTCTCTTCAGAGGTGGATTGCTGGGGAAGGCATGCCCGCGTTCAATTCATTGGCGCTATTGGCTTCTGCGGTAGGGGTGTCCCTTGACTGGATCGCGTCGGGGCGCGGAGAGATGTATCCGGCGGAGGGAACACCTGCCCAAGCGCAGGACGACAGCATCTATGCCTATGTTCCTCTGTACGACGCCAGGATTAGCCAGGGTCACGGTGCTTGGAGCGATGGCGCTCGCATCCTGACAATGCTTGCCTTCACTAAATACAGCTTGCAGAAAAAAGGGCTGCAAGCGTCGCAACTCGCGGCGGTGCGGGTGGATGGCGACTCGAACGAGCCGTTTCTAAAGGACGGCGATACCGTGATGGTGGATCTTTCCCGGAACACCATCCAGGGCGAGGCTTTTTATGTGATACGCCTGGATGACCTCCTGTACGCCAAGCGGTTGCAACGCCAAATCGACGGCGGGGTGTTGGTCATCAGCGCCAACTCGGCTTATCCCAGCGTCCATGTACCTACTGATCGGCTTGAGCGACTTCAGGTCGTAGGGCGTGTGGTCTGGTCAGGCGGGTGGATGATCTAA
- a CDS encoding DUF3164 family protein — protein MSIPEGFRQDAKGHLVPVVLIKPIDLARDELVTELVNKAKAVSGALGAFKASAFGDIKAFVDMSAEQYKATIGGKKGNVTLLSFDGRYKIIHAVQDSIKFDERLQAARVLIDECAAEWTQDARSEVRVLVNEAFRTDKAGEISTGRVLGLRRLDIQDERWQRAMQAISEAVQVVGSKSYIRVYERIGDSDQYAPIPLDIASIYVQDTASPTLH, from the coding sequence ATGAGCATTCCAGAAGGGTTCCGCCAGGACGCCAAGGGCCACTTGGTGCCGGTCGTATTGATTAAGCCTATTGATCTGGCTCGCGATGAGCTGGTCACTGAGCTGGTCAACAAAGCAAAAGCAGTGTCAGGGGCGTTGGGTGCTTTCAAAGCCTCGGCGTTTGGGGACATCAAGGCGTTTGTGGACATGTCCGCAGAACAATACAAAGCGACCATTGGAGGCAAGAAAGGCAATGTCACGCTGCTGTCGTTTGATGGCCGCTACAAGATCATCCACGCGGTCCAGGACTCCATCAAATTCGACGAACGGCTACAAGCGGCACGCGTGTTGATCGATGAATGCGCAGCCGAATGGACGCAGGACGCACGTAGCGAGGTACGCGTCCTGGTCAACGAGGCATTCCGCACCGACAAGGCCGGTGAAATCAGCACCGGTCGAGTGCTTGGCCTGCGCAGGTTGGATATCCAGGACGAACGATGGCAGCGGGCGATGCAAGCCATCAGTGAGGCCGTTCAAGTTGTTGGTTCAAAGAGCTATATCCGGGTTTACGAGCGTATTGGGGACTCAGACCAGTACGCACCCATACCCCTTGATATCGCAAGCATCTACGTGCAGGACACAGCGTCCCCAACGTTGCATTGA
- a CDS encoding response regulator transcription factor, whose product MASVPFVLTWGTALKDVLIVDDHPVIRGALRLICQNEGFTCVRDASGVADARTFIKEKVPDLVILDLVMNGFDGLDLLVWIIAQFPECNVLVFTSQDAQHFCNRCISAGARGFVTKKSDLQELTKAIHALKSGYAYFPQVSVRLDFQQRTEQQALESLSTRELSILRMLSMGMRGKDIAENLFLSPKTVSTYKTRLLEKLGLQSLVGLSEFAKRNHL is encoded by the coding sequence ATGGCATCGGTGCCGTTTGTATTGACTTGGGGGACTGCCTTGAAAGACGTATTGATCGTGGATGACCACCCTGTCATACGAGGGGCCTTGCGGCTCATTTGCCAGAATGAGGGGTTCACCTGTGTCAGGGACGCCAGCGGCGTGGCCGATGCCAGGACCTTCATCAAGGAGAAGGTGCCGGACCTGGTGATTCTGGACCTGGTGATGAACGGCTTCGATGGCCTGGACCTGCTGGTCTGGATCATTGCCCAGTTTCCTGAGTGCAATGTGCTGGTGTTTACTTCCCAGGATGCGCAGCATTTCTGCAACCGTTGCATCTCGGCCGGGGCCAGGGGATTTGTCACCAAGAAAAGCGACTTGCAGGAGCTGACCAAGGCCATTCATGCGCTGAAGTCCGGTTATGCCTATTTTCCTCAAGTGTCGGTCAGGCTGGATTTTCAACAGCGTACTGAACAGCAGGCCCTGGAGAGCCTGTCCACCCGCGAGTTATCCATTTTGCGCATGTTGTCCATGGGCATGCGAGGCAAGGACATTGCCGAAAACCTTTTCCTGAGCCCAAAGACCGTCAGCACCTACAAGACTCGGCTGTTGGAAAAGCTTGGCTTGCAATCCTTGGTGGGTCTGTCGGAGTTCGCCAAGCGCAATCATCTCTAA